The Aeromicrobium senzhongii genome includes a window with the following:
- a CDS encoding SDR family oxidoreductase, which yields MSEISVPTLFDVAGKVVVVTGGSRGIGLGIAEGFVKAGARVYICSRKAEDCEKAAAELSAHGECHAVAADLGTVEGCRAFAAHVAEREPRVDVLVNNAGNIWVETLEEYPESGWDKVLGLNLKGVFFLVQALQPLLLAAASPEDPARVITIGSIDAFHVPDHETYAYSASKAGVHHLSKHLARQLAPSHITVNVIAPGRYRSQLLENAIELEGADEMLAPIPLQRFADASDLAGTAIFLASRAGSFLTGAVIPVDGGHASTL from the coding sequence ATGTCTGAGATTTCCGTCCCCACGCTGTTCGACGTCGCCGGCAAGGTGGTCGTCGTGACAGGCGGCAGTCGCGGCATCGGTCTCGGCATCGCCGAGGGCTTCGTCAAGGCCGGCGCGCGCGTCTACATCTGCTCGCGCAAGGCCGAGGACTGCGAAAAGGCCGCGGCCGAGCTGTCGGCCCACGGCGAGTGCCATGCCGTGGCGGCCGACCTCGGGACGGTCGAGGGGTGTCGTGCCTTCGCCGCTCACGTCGCGGAGCGCGAGCCGCGCGTCGACGTCCTGGTCAACAACGCCGGGAACATCTGGGTCGAGACGCTGGAGGAGTACCCGGAGTCGGGCTGGGACAAGGTGCTGGGGCTCAACCTCAAGGGGGTCTTCTTCCTCGTCCAGGCGCTGCAGCCGCTGCTGCTGGCTGCCGCGTCGCCCGAGGACCCGGCACGCGTGATCACCATCGGCTCGATCGACGCCTTCCACGTGCCGGACCACGAGACCTACGCGTACTCGGCCTCCAAGGCCGGCGTGCACCACCTCAGCAAGCACCTGGCCCGTCAGTTGGCGCCGTCCCACATCACCGTGAACGTCATCGCCCCGGGGCGCTACCGGAGCCAGTTGCTCGAGAACGCCATCGAGCTCGAAGGGGCCGACGAGATGCTGGCCCCGATCCCGTTGCAGCGTTTCGCCGACGCGTCGGACCTGGCGGGAACGGCGATCTTCCTCGCCTCGCGCGCGGGGTCGTTCCTGACGGGCGCCGTGATCCCGGTCGACGGCGGTCACGCCTCCACGCTGTGA
- a CDS encoding nuclear transport factor 2 family protein → MTGAGVPAASLEQRFRDLLDREEIRQVMYSYARGTDRCDPDLIADAYHEDAWDDHGNFRGGRDVVVDTIVGRGAAARASMHHLGNVLIELLGDTAHVETYFMACQDLEIDGARFTRMRAGRYLDRFERRDGRWRVAHRTVVDDWSRLDEVVATAPSVTDECHRGTRDRTDPSYGLSDFSRLRSGRSERI, encoded by the coding sequence GTGACCGGTGCGGGTGTCCCCGCGGCCTCGCTCGAGCAGCGGTTCCGGGACCTGCTCGACCGGGAGGAGATCCGGCAGGTCATGTACTCGTACGCCCGCGGCACCGACCGCTGCGACCCCGACCTCATCGCCGACGCGTATCACGAGGACGCCTGGGACGACCACGGGAACTTCCGGGGCGGGCGGGACGTCGTGGTCGACACGATCGTCGGGCGGGGCGCTGCGGCCCGGGCCTCGATGCACCACCTGGGCAACGTGTTGATCGAGTTGCTCGGGGACACCGCTCACGTCGAGACCTACTTCATGGCGTGCCAGGACCTGGAGATCGATGGCGCCAGGTTCACGCGGATGCGGGCGGGGCGCTACCTCGACCGCTTCGAGCGCCGCGACGGCAGGTGGCGCGTCGCCCACCGGACGGTCGTCGACGACTGGAGTCGTCTCGACGAGGTCGTGGCGACGGCGCCCAGCGTGACGGACGAGTGCCACCGGGGCACGCGTGACCGGACGGACCCGTCGTACGGGCTGAGCGACTTCTCCCGGCTCCGGAGCGGGAGGAGTGAACGTATATAA
- a CDS encoding MmgE/PrpD family protein, translating to MNKTLVQRLAEFASEVSLEQLPEDVVEDSKRVLLDSIGCALAGVDEPKSRIGADLAQLIAGGGDGATIFGTSHRSSVYGAAFANGESINALDFDSVLPPGHVAPYVLPGAIAVAEAGHSAGRRVLEAIAVSHEISYRFGRSMDYMRTPKDGGMDLPEVLGFTSTVFGGAVAVAMLEDQGAEQIAHALGIAGHLTPVNSYRTWMDNVPNSTVKYTMAGPVTQAALTAAHAARLGHTGDLRILDDEKYGYRRFIGSVRWEPSNLVDGLGETWGFPAAHSYKPYPHCRVGHTPLDALNEILGAHDIAVEEIDAIRCWGEGWVEQPVWLNNDVRHPHEAQFSIAHGLAVGAHRIPPGPAWQSAETLSRPSVLALMEKVTFAPHPDYVQTLSQDPSARPTRVEVDARGTTFRAERTHPKGTPSADPSTYLTTDELVAKFRANASGVLPADRIDEVVDGVLHLEKIDDVQPLVRAMGTGPR from the coding sequence ATGAACAAGACCCTGGTGCAGAGGCTCGCCGAGTTCGCGAGCGAGGTGTCGCTGGAACAGTTGCCCGAGGACGTGGTGGAGGACTCCAAGCGCGTTCTCCTGGACTCGATCGGTTGTGCGTTGGCCGGTGTCGACGAGCCCAAGAGCCGGATCGGCGCCGACCTCGCGCAACTCATCGCCGGCGGAGGCGACGGCGCGACGATCTTCGGGACGTCGCACCGGTCGTCCGTGTACGGAGCGGCCTTCGCGAACGGCGAGAGCATCAACGCACTCGACTTCGACTCGGTGCTGCCGCCGGGCCACGTCGCCCCGTACGTCCTGCCCGGTGCGATCGCGGTGGCCGAGGCCGGGCACAGCGCCGGTCGGCGGGTGCTGGAGGCCATCGCCGTGTCGCACGAGATCAGCTACCGGTTCGGCCGCTCGATGGACTACATGCGCACGCCCAAGGACGGGGGGATGGATCTGCCCGAGGTGCTCGGCTTCACGAGCACGGTGTTCGGTGGGGCGGTCGCCGTGGCGATGCTCGAGGACCAGGGTGCCGAGCAGATCGCACACGCGCTGGGCATTGCGGGGCACCTGACTCCGGTCAACTCCTATCGCACGTGGATGGACAACGTGCCCAACTCGACCGTGAAGTACACGATGGCCGGGCCCGTCACGCAGGCCGCGCTCACCGCCGCGCATGCCGCGCGGCTGGGACACACCGGCGATCTGCGCATCCTCGACGACGAGAAGTACGGTTACCGCCGGTTCATCGGCAGCGTCCGTTGGGAGCCCTCGAACCTGGTCGACGGCCTGGGTGAGACCTGGGGTTTCCCTGCCGCTCACAGCTACAAGCCGTACCCGCACTGCCGCGTCGGACACACGCCGCTCGACGCCCTCAACGAGATCCTGGGTGCGCACGACATCGCCGTCGAGGAGATCGACGCGATCCGGTGCTGGGGTGAGGGTTGGGTCGAGCAGCCGGTGTGGCTCAACAACGACGTGCGCCACCCGCACGAGGCGCAGTTCAGCATCGCCCACGGCCTGGCGGTCGGGGCGCACCGGATCCCCCCGGGCCCGGCCTGGCAGTCGGCCGAGACGTTGAGCCGGCCCTCGGTCCTCGCCCTCATGGAGAAGGTCACCTTCGCGCCTCATCCGGACTACGTCCAGACGCTCTCCCAGGACCCTTCGGCCCGCCCCACGCGGGTCGAGGTGGATGCCCGCGGCACCACGTTCCGGGCCGAGCGCACGCACCCGAAGGGCACTCCGTCCGCTGATCCGTCCACGTATCTGACGACCGACGAGCTGGTCGCCAAGTTCCGCGCCAATGCCTCGGGCGTGCTGCCCGCTGACCGGATCGACGAGGTGGTGGACGGCGTGCTGCACCTGGAGAAGATCGATGACGTGCAGCCGCTCGTGCGCGCCATGGGGACGGGGCCGCGGTGA
- a CDS encoding extracellular solute-binding protein produces MRSPGRTKRFVSAVALVVTGALAVSACGGGSSGGKLVDGSWDDVVAAAEDEGKVAFYIGASADQAQRVVDAFNEKYPDIEVVIEAGGGDIVPRVETQMKTGTEGADVFMHADPAWYRAHEDELLTLSGPSGEGLRADAWIVPDKAVDVHGSPYSMFVWNTKMFPEGFSDWDDFLKPEVKGKLGFRADATKSAAGFLDFVETNVSEDYLERVGALKPKLYPSVVPITQAVAAGEVGATVAALPSVVKQLQASGAPLDFAYPDEGYGIEYVSAALENATHPNAAVVFMDFLLSTDGQESLNGDGYGVPARDGVEGALDPAGWTWQDSEKLTPDVLADWGRKLDRALK; encoded by the coding sequence ATGCGTAGTCCAGGTCGTACGAAGCGGTTCGTCAGTGCTGTGGCTCTGGTCGTCACAGGCGCCCTCGCCGTCAGCGCCTGCGGGGGAGGATCGTCCGGCGGGAAGCTCGTCGACGGGTCATGGGACGACGTCGTCGCCGCCGCCGAGGACGAGGGCAAGGTCGCCTTCTACATCGGTGCCAGCGCCGACCAGGCGCAGCGCGTCGTCGACGCATTCAACGAGAAGTACCCCGACATCGAGGTCGTGATCGAGGCCGGCGGCGGCGACATCGTGCCGCGGGTCGAGACGCAGATGAAGACCGGGACCGAGGGCGCGGACGTCTTCATGCACGCGGACCCGGCGTGGTACCGCGCTCATGAGGACGAGCTGTTGACGCTCAGTGGTCCGAGCGGCGAGGGCCTGCGCGCGGATGCCTGGATCGTGCCGGACAAGGCCGTCGACGTCCACGGCTCGCCGTACTCGATGTTCGTGTGGAACACGAAGATGTTCCCCGAGGGCTTCTCCGACTGGGACGACTTCCTGAAGCCCGAGGTCAAGGGCAAGCTCGGCTTCCGTGCTGACGCCACGAAGAGCGCCGCGGGATTCTTGGACTTCGTCGAGACGAACGTGTCCGAGGACTACCTGGAGCGAGTGGGTGCCCTGAAGCCGAAGCTGTATCCGTCGGTCGTCCCCATCACCCAGGCCGTCGCCGCAGGTGAGGTCGGCGCGACGGTCGCCGCACTGCCCTCGGTGGTCAAGCAACTGCAGGCGTCCGGCGCTCCGCTCGACTTCGCGTATCCCGACGAGGGCTACGGCATCGAGTACGTCTCGGCGGCTCTCGAGAACGCGACGCACCCCAACGCAGCCGTGGTGTTCATGGATTTCCTGCTCTCGACCGACGGCCAGGAGTCACTCAACGGCGACGGGTACGGCGTGCCCGCGCGAGACGGCGTGGAGGGAGCGCTGGACCCGGCCGGCTGGACGTGGCAGGACTCCGAGAAGCTCACGCCCGACGTGCTGGCGGACTGGGGCCGCAAGCTCGACAGGGCGCTCAAGTGA
- a CDS encoding acyl-CoA thioesterase, giving the protein MHTAGDITALLDLRDIGEDRFRGGHRAHSILDKTYGGQLFAQSLVAATRTVDPRREVHAVQVACLEAGRHDQPLDFTVRRNRDGRSFASRTVEATQQGRVLVQLHASFHVREQGLHHAPAMPVAPGPDGLPDLFDMMREHSALPHAAWRREWDGVDLRYVPESLERSRREQQGRQQVWIRVGDRLPGDPALHRQVLAYLSDVTLLNASLLPHGFLIGAPDLPRATLNHTIWFHDDARADEWLLVDQHSPWAGGARGLSFAEVFSTDGRHVASFAQEGLIRPRGDLRREYGWDGPVAGPADAAADS; this is encoded by the coding sequence ATGCACACCGCCGGCGACATCACCGCGCTGCTGGACCTCCGGGACATCGGCGAGGACCGCTTCCGCGGGGGCCACCGAGCCCACTCGATCCTCGACAAGACGTACGGCGGACAGCTGTTCGCCCAGTCCTTGGTGGCTGCCACCCGGACCGTGGACCCACGGCGCGAGGTCCACGCGGTGCAGGTCGCGTGCCTCGAGGCCGGGCGGCACGACCAGCCCCTCGACTTCACCGTCCGACGCAACCGCGACGGTCGCTCCTTCGCATCGCGCACGGTGGAGGCGACCCAACAGGGCCGCGTGCTGGTGCAGCTCCACGCCTCGTTCCACGTCCGTGAGCAGGGCCTCCACCACGCGCCGGCGATGCCCGTCGCCCCGGGCCCCGACGGGTTGCCCGACCTGTTCGACATGATGCGCGAGCACAGTGCCCTGCCCCACGCAGCCTGGCGCCGCGAGTGGGACGGCGTCGACCTGCGCTACGTCCCGGAGTCGCTCGAGCGCTCCCGGCGCGAGCAGCAGGGGCGCCAGCAGGTCTGGATCCGCGTCGGCGACCGGCTGCCTGGCGATCCCGCACTCCACCGCCAGGTGCTGGCGTACCTGAGCGACGTCACCCTGCTCAACGCTTCGCTGCTCCCCCACGGGTTCCTGATCGGTGCACCCGACCTGCCGCGCGCCACGCTCAACCACACGATCTGGTTCCACGACGACGCCCGCGCCGATGAATGGCTCCTGGTGGACCAACACTCCCCGTGGGCCGGCGGGGCGCGCGGGCTCTCGTTCGCCGAGGTGTTCAGCACCGACGGCCGCCATGTCGCCAGCTTCGCCCAGGAGGGTCTGATCCGGCCCCGCGGCGACCTCCGGCGGGAGTACGGCTGGGACGGCCCCGTGGCTGGACCCGCCGACGCCGCCGCCGACTCGTGA
- a CDS encoding MFS transporter gives MSGTRARARLGGAGRLLLPGLITILLIAPSLLPGTLAFAIRRDFDLSVTTIGAAVSGYYLLSTVATRAAVPLARRYDPLTMTRACLLTSAICVPASALLGTTGALLAGCLIAGTTNGLATPSANMLIALNVPERHRGLAFGIRVSAVPGAAGLCALAAYVVATHDVAWPAAYLAYGLACLVGIGCTFLAPPTTLADTEDEAEGANGASRGGTLHILAAGGLLASIAGSATSPFLVDGLIAGGADPGAAALLFGLSAWIGVSARIIAGIVADRVPGAVLHLVAAAGLLVFGSVGMLILGFGRGTPMLAVGTVLTFALGWAWPGLLHHATLTVHRTQMARATAALQTGTYVGALIGPLGFGLIVEHLSFTWAWSGYATMLLASAAMLALASRRVRRAGERAVP, from the coding sequence GTGAGCGGCACCCGGGCGCGGGCGCGACTGGGCGGCGCCGGACGCCTGCTCCTGCCCGGCCTCATCACGATCCTGCTCATCGCTCCGTCACTTCTGCCAGGCACCCTGGCGTTCGCCATCCGGCGGGACTTCGACCTGAGCGTCACCACGATCGGCGCCGCCGTCTCCGGCTACTACCTGCTCTCGACCGTCGCCACACGCGCCGCGGTCCCCCTCGCCCGGCGTTACGACCCCTTGACGATGACACGTGCCTGCCTGCTGACCAGTGCGATCTGCGTGCCGGCGTCGGCACTGCTCGGCACCACCGGGGCACTCCTGGCCGGATGCCTGATCGCCGGCACCACGAACGGCCTCGCGACCCCTTCGGCGAACATGCTCATCGCTCTCAACGTCCCGGAGCGGCACCGCGGACTCGCCTTCGGGATCCGGGTCTCGGCCGTGCCGGGAGCCGCCGGTCTGTGCGCTCTGGCCGCGTACGTCGTGGCGACCCACGACGTGGCCTGGCCCGCCGCGTACCTCGCCTACGGCCTCGCGTGCCTGGTGGGGATCGGCTGCACGTTCCTCGCGCCGCCGACGACCCTCGCCGACACCGAGGACGAGGCCGAGGGGGCCAACGGCGCCTCCCGCGGCGGAACGCTGCACATCCTCGCGGCCGGCGGCCTCCTGGCATCCATTGCCGGTTCGGCGACCTCGCCGTTCCTCGTGGACGGGCTCATCGCCGGCGGGGCGGACCCAGGGGCCGCCGCCCTGTTGTTCGGCCTCTCCGCCTGGATCGGTGTCTCCGCCCGGATCATCGCCGGAATCGTCGCCGACCGGGTGCCGGGCGCGGTGCTCCACCTGGTGGCGGCCGCCGGCCTGTTGGTCTTCGGTTCGGTGGGCATGCTCATCCTGGGCTTCGGCCGGGGGACGCCCATGCTCGCCGTGGGCACCGTCCTGACGTTCGCTCTGGGGTGGGCGTGGCCGGGCTTGCTGCACCACGCCACCTTGACCGTTCACCGCACCCAGATGGCCCGTGCCACCGCGGCACTCCAGACCGGCACCTACGTGGGTGCACTGATCGGTCCGCTGGGGTTCGGCCTGATCGTGGAGCACCTCTCGTTCACCTGGGCGTGGTCCGGGTACGCGACGATGCTGCTGGCCTCCGCGGCGATGCTCGCCCTCGCGAGCCGACGCGTCCGGCGTGCGGGTGAAAGGGCTGTCCCGTGA
- a CDS encoding ABC transporter substrate-binding protein — translation MSGSNWRRTLAVAASALALLGVAACGGGSDTSNAKPPTTGDEAWDAIVEAAYDEGKVNVYNAGSQEQNRRLKEAFNKKYPGIKLSLTTGATELPERVSAELANGTDGADVLMFSDPNWFIEHEADLAPIDGPEAEGWDKDWWAVPGKSVLATALPWSMLVWNTNTFPDGFATYEDLLDSKVKGKLGTRSQVSPSIAGYLAHLETNLGAEYLTKLGENNPKFYPSSIPLMQAVASGEVGVSNLGVPATVADLKKSGAPIDFAYAEPGFAYNHGASAFTKSKRPNAGRVFIDFLMSQEGQTAYNGNGQGGSARDDVEGALPMDGYSMLDTTKFSDPKVLAEWRSKFATYFE, via the coding sequence ATGAGTGGTTCGAACTGGCGGCGCACGTTGGCCGTGGCTGCGAGCGCGCTGGCGCTCCTCGGAGTCGCCGCGTGCGGCGGCGGCAGCGACACCTCGAACGCCAAGCCCCCGACGACCGGCGACGAGGCGTGGGACGCGATCGTGGAGGCCGCCTACGACGAGGGCAAGGTCAACGTCTACAACGCCGGCTCGCAGGAGCAGAACCGGCGTCTGAAAGAGGCGTTCAACAAGAAGTACCCGGGCATCAAGCTGTCCCTCACGACCGGCGCCACCGAACTGCCCGAGCGCGTCTCGGCCGAGCTGGCCAACGGCACCGATGGTGCCGACGTCCTGATGTTCAGTGACCCGAACTGGTTCATCGAGCACGAGGCCGATCTCGCTCCCATCGACGGGCCCGAGGCCGAGGGCTGGGACAAGGACTGGTGGGCCGTTCCGGGCAAGTCCGTCCTGGCCACGGCACTGCCGTGGAGCATGCTGGTCTGGAACACGAACACGTTCCCCGACGGCTTCGCGACCTACGAGGACCTCCTGGACTCCAAGGTGAAGGGCAAGCTCGGCACCCGCTCGCAGGTCTCGCCCTCGATCGCCGGCTACCTGGCGCACCTCGAGACGAATCTCGGTGCCGAGTACCTGACGAAGCTGGGCGAGAACAACCCGAAGTTCTACCCCTCGAGCATCCCGCTCATGCAGGCGGTCGCCTCGGGTGAGGTGGGCGTGTCGAACCTCGGCGTCCCGGCCACGGTCGCCGACCTCAAGAAGTCCGGCGCCCCGATCGACTTCGCGTACGCCGAGCCCGGATTCGCGTACAACCACGGCGCGAGCGCCTTCACCAAGTCCAAGAGGCCGAACGCCGGCCGCGTCTTCATCGACTTCCTGATGTCGCAGGAGGGTCAGACCGCGTACAACGGCAACGGCCAGGGCGGGTCCGCCCGCGACGACGTCGAGGGCGCGCTCCCGATGGACGGCTACTCGATGCTCGACACCACGAAGTTCTCCGACCCCAAGGTCCTCGCCGAGTGGAGGAGCAAGTTCGCCACGTACTTCGAATGA
- a CDS encoding SDR family NAD(P)-dependent oxidoreductase encodes MKRALITGAASGIGADVAATLTRAGWESVRTDVKSGEDVVALDVTDPDAWARVLSEHGPFDALVNSAGIRERARLLEVTLDQWERTMAVNLTGTFLGMQAFARTLVESGRPGSIVNVASVNAEKPVVGQPHYCASKAGVAMLTRASALELARHQIRVNAIAPGAIHTPMLQDRLDDPGQEEALVKRIPRRRLGLPSEISAGVEYLLSDGADYVTGVVLPIDGGFLLT; translated from the coding sequence ATGAAGAGAGCCCTGATCACCGGTGCCGCCTCAGGCATCGGAGCCGACGTGGCAGCCACCTTGACCCGGGCCGGCTGGGAGTCGGTCCGTACCGATGTGAAGTCCGGCGAGGACGTCGTCGCGTTGGACGTCACCGACCCGGACGCGTGGGCCCGGGTGCTGTCCGAGCACGGTCCGTTCGACGCACTCGTCAACTCGGCCGGCATCCGCGAGCGCGCCCGTCTGCTCGAGGTCACCCTCGACCAGTGGGAGCGCACGATGGCCGTCAACCTCACCGGGACGTTCCTGGGCATGCAGGCCTTCGCGCGGACCCTCGTGGAGTCGGGCCGCCCGGGCAGCATCGTCAACGTCGCGTCGGTGAACGCCGAGAAGCCGGTCGTCGGCCAGCCCCACTACTGCGCCTCCAAGGCCGGTGTCGCCATGCTGACCCGCGCGTCGGCGCTCGAGCTCGCTCGGCACCAGATCCGCGTGAACGCCATCGCCCCCGGTGCGATCCACACACCGATGCTCCAGGACCGACTCGACGACCCCGGCCAGGAGGAGGCGCTGGTCAAGCGGATCCCCCGCCGGCGGCTCGGCCTCCCCTCCGAGATCAGCGCCGGAGTCGAGTACCTGCTCTCGGACGGCGCCGACTACGTCACCGGGGTCGTCCTGCCCATCGACGGTGGTTTCCTGCTGACCTGA
- a CDS encoding SDR family oxidoreductase, with protein sequence MDLGIAGRRAVVTCGSSGLGLAVAKALAAEGADLVLFARDEQRLRDARDAVRAGRSVVVETVAGDMSDRADLITLREVAESGGVDILVVNTPRPPSPMRDLLDEDDDDRWHAARRDQLDAGLLVLRELAPIVGRNGWGRIVGITSASVKEPMPQHALSTIYRAGLQAALKHLSHELGPRGVTVNSVAPATVVTPTFSAFHDLQRRIDQTALKRAGTTDELAATVAFLASDPAGFITGQTIQLDGGRSTSLV encoded by the coding sequence ATGGACTTGGGCATCGCGGGCAGGCGTGCGGTGGTGACGTGCGGCAGCTCCGGCCTCGGGCTGGCGGTCGCGAAGGCTCTCGCGGCCGAGGGTGCGGACCTCGTGCTGTTCGCCCGCGACGAGCAGCGGCTCCGCGACGCTCGTGACGCCGTGCGTGCCGGCCGGTCCGTCGTGGTCGAGACGGTCGCCGGCGACATGTCCGACCGCGCCGATCTCATCACCTTGCGTGAGGTCGCCGAGTCCGGGGGAGTGGACATCCTGGTGGTGAACACGCCGCGGCCGCCGAGCCCGATGCGCGATCTCCTCGACGAGGACGACGACGATCGCTGGCACGCGGCGCGGCGGGACCAGCTCGACGCGGGCCTCCTGGTGCTCCGCGAGCTGGCTCCGATCGTGGGTCGCAACGGGTGGGGACGCATCGTCGGCATCACGTCGGCGAGTGTGAAGGAGCCCATGCCCCAGCACGCGCTCTCCACGATCTACCGTGCGGGCCTGCAAGCCGCCCTCAAGCACCTGTCCCACGAGCTCGGACCGCGTGGTGTCACGGTCAACTCGGTCGCCCCGGCCACCGTGGTCACCCCGACCTTCTCGGCCTTCCACGACCTGCAGCGACGGATCGATCAGACAGCGCTCAAACGGGCGGGAACCACCGACGAGCTGGCCGCGACCGTGGCGTTCCTCGCGTCGGATCCGGCGGGATTCATCACGGGACAGACGATCCAGCTCGACGGCGGTCGTTCCACCTCCTTGGTGTGA
- a CDS encoding CaiB/BaiF CoA transferase family protein, with the protein MSGPLRDLKIVVLAGMGPVPFASMLLADLGADVVRITRPPKRAARTLAQASALGPEHDLVNRGVRSVAVDLKSPEGVDQVLALAEVADALVEGFRPGVVERLGLGPDVLHARNPTLVVARLTGYGQDGPLSQAAGHDINYVAQTGLLHALGSDDAAPMPPINLLGDYAGGGAMAALGILAAVLDARSSGRGQVVDAAMVDGVAVLTAKIQGLRAAGLYRDEPGSNYLDGAAPFYATYECADGRHLAVGALEDDFYAEFVARLGVDVSDWPAQNDESQWPRLRELIAAALRTRTMAQWAEVYEGTDACVTPVLSFAEAATHPHNRERDLFVTVDGALHPAPAPRFGRSGTRTPATPTGVEVDGPGAVLADWTS; encoded by the coding sequence GTGTCCGGACCGCTGCGGGACCTGAAGATCGTCGTCCTCGCCGGCATGGGCCCGGTGCCGTTCGCGAGCATGCTGCTCGCCGATCTCGGTGCGGACGTCGTGCGCATCACCCGCCCGCCGAAGCGTGCCGCGCGAACGCTGGCGCAGGCGTCGGCGCTCGGCCCCGAGCACGACCTGGTCAACCGTGGTGTCCGATCGGTCGCCGTCGATCTGAAGTCGCCCGAGGGCGTCGACCAGGTCCTGGCGCTGGCTGAGGTCGCCGACGCTCTCGTCGAGGGCTTCCGGCCCGGTGTCGTCGAGCGGCTCGGTCTCGGACCGGATGTCCTCCACGCCCGCAACCCGACCCTGGTCGTCGCCCGGTTGACCGGCTACGGCCAGGACGGGCCGCTGTCACAGGCAGCGGGCCACGACATCAACTACGTCGCCCAGACAGGGCTGCTGCACGCCCTCGGCTCGGACGACGCCGCCCCGATGCCGCCGATCAACCTGCTGGGCGACTACGCCGGCGGCGGCGCGATGGCGGCGCTGGGCATCCTCGCGGCCGTGCTGGATGCACGCAGCTCGGGGCGCGGCCAGGTCGTCGATGCGGCGATGGTCGACGGCGTCGCGGTGCTGACCGCCAAGATCCAAGGGCTGCGCGCCGCCGGGTTGTATCGGGACGAGCCGGGCAGCAACTACCTCGACGGCGCCGCGCCGTTCTACGCCACGTACGAGTGCGCGGACGGACGCCACCTGGCGGTCGGCGCCCTCGAGGACGACTTCTACGCGGAGTTCGTCGCCCGGCTCGGCGTCGACGTGTCCGACTGGCCCGCCCAGAACGACGAGAGCCAGTGGCCGCGACTGCGCGAGCTCATCGCGGCCGCGCTGCGCACCCGGACGATGGCGCAGTGGGCCGAGGTCTACGAGGGCACGGACGCGTGCGTCACGCCCGTGCTGTCGTTCGCCGAGGCAGCCACCCACCCGCACAACCGCGAGCGCGACCTCTTCGTGACGGTCGACGGGGCCCTCCATCCGGCGCCGGCGCCGCGGTTCGGCCGTTCCGGCACGCGGACTCCCGCCACCCCCACCGGCGTGGAGGTCGACGGTCCGGGCGCCGTGCTGGCCGATTGGACGAGCTGA